One Clostridium novyi NT genomic window carries:
- the ispF gene encoding 2-C-methyl-D-erythritol 2,4-cyclodiphosphate synthase, protein MRIGMGYDVHKLCENRKLILGGIEIPYELGLLGHSDADVLIHAIMDSLLGAAALGDIGKHFPDTDNKYKGISSMLLLKEVGKLLNENSYEIINIDATIIAQKPKMAPYIKDMIKNIASALCINENQVNIKATTEEGLGFTGEGLGISSQSICLINEK, encoded by the coding sequence ATGAGAATTGGTATGGGATATGATGTCCATAAATTGTGTGAAAACAGAAAATTAATATTAGGCGGAATTGAAATTCCTTATGAACTAGGACTTTTAGGTCACTCTGATGCAGATGTTCTTATACATGCCATAATGGACAGTTTACTTGGTGCAGCAGCTCTTGGAGATATAGGAAAACACTTTCCAGATACAGACAATAAATATAAGGGAATTTCAAGCATGCTTCTTTTAAAAGAGGTAGGAAAATTACTTAATGAAAATTCCTATGAAATTATAAATATAGATGCCACTATAATTGCTCAAAAACCTAAAATGGCACCTTATATTAAAGATATGATAAAAAATATAGCCTCTGCATTATGTATTAATGAAAATCAAGTAAACATAAAAGCTACTACTGAAGAGGGACTTGGTTTTACAGGAGAAGGGCTTGGCATATCAAGTCAAAGTATTTGCCTTATAAATGAAAAATAA
- a CDS encoding DUF2922 domain-containing protein, giving the protein MSKLLVMNFITNKGKKMNIKVKDIKPDIEEETVAEVMNAIIDKNVFLSAAGKPVEIASAQVVETTVTDIDV; this is encoded by the coding sequence ATGAGTAAGTTATTAGTAATGAATTTTATAACTAATAAAGGAAAGAAAATGAATATAAAAGTTAAAGATATAAAGCCTGACATAGAAGAAGAAACAGTAGCAGAAGTTATGAATGCTATAATTGATAAAAATGTATTTTTAAGTGCGGCTGGAAAACCAGTAGAAATAGCTTCAGCGCAGGTAGTAGAAACTACAGTAACAGATATTGATGTATAG
- a CDS encoding DUF1659 domain-containing protein — MKEVVDMINVRNYKSSLVLKYLAGADEKGRDVFKTQKLQKLIPEATDEDVFDIALEIKKLLRFEDVRVFRENNTILTKN, encoded by the coding sequence ATGAAGGAAGTGGTAGATATGATTAATGTTAGAAATTATAAAAGCTCGTTAGTACTTAAATACCTTGCTGGAGCTGATGAAAAAGGTAGAGATGTTTTTAAAACTCAAAAACTTCAAAAATTAATTCCGGAAGCAACAGATGAAGATGTATTTGATATTGCACTTGAAATAAAGAAACTTTTAAGATTTGAAGATGTTAGAGTTTTTAGAGAGAACAACACTATATTAACTAAAAATTAG
- a CDS encoding winged helix-turn-helix transcriptional regulator encodes MSKIYEKTYSCGMELTMDVIGGKWKTVILWHLRNRTLRFSQLKRRLDGITQKMLTQQLRELERDGLVNRTVYPQVPPKVEYSLTDYGKHIIPVLYSIYSWGINYAKDFDVDLDIDEETLKKILKRQI; translated from the coding sequence ATGTCAAAAATATATGAAAAGACCTATTCTTGCGGTATGGAATTAACCATGGATGTAATAGGTGGTAAATGGAAAACTGTTATCTTATGGCACCTTAGAAACAGAACTCTTAGATTTAGTCAATTAAAAAGAAGACTTGATGGCATAACTCAAAAAATGCTTACTCAACAGTTGCGCGAACTTGAAAGAGATGGGCTTGTAAATAGAACTGTTTACCCTCAAGTTCCACCAAAGGTAGAATATAGTCTAACTGACTACGGAAAACATATAATCCCCGTGTTGTATTCTATTTATTCATGGGGAATTAACTATGCAAAAGATTTCGATGTTGATCTTGATATAGACGAAGAAACTCTTAAAAAGATCCTTAAAAGACAAATTTAG
- a CDS encoding ParM/StbA family protein, with product MSKGNNIVDSFSVQVIDDGYADTKSRGEDTNMIVTPSYVTSWRPSYNKDNDLQEEKIDKLSRIEVKVNGSKYLVGQCAVKQDRNIQWNGAADKHDDTSFDILLKTHLSLLNKKPMSRVKLVMGLPVSASLDKERIEKMKAKVLRQHNSALRLYGDKDFQNKIVKVEDLIIKAQPHGTLCDLILDSSGNLTNKDLARKVNAISDIGGKTHNLYLVDALEPLSDFCDTKNSGMYIAYMWIKNYIEQELHLNVSDGQIQYIVASGQIKGYDLTPVIQKAYRSLARKIILEIRTVWENAFPFIDNIIFTGGGATVLKPYLQEEFKNAMYLTRNQNASGLFKQGIRKWKRKAV from the coding sequence ATGTCAAAAGGAAATAATATTGTAGATTCTTTTTCTGTACAAGTAATTGATGATGGTTATGCAGACACAAAATCTAGGGGAGAAGACACAAATATGATAGTAACACCTTCTTATGTGACATCGTGGAGACCATCATATAATAAGGATAATGATTTGCAGGAAGAAAAGATAGATAAGTTAAGCAGAATAGAAGTTAAGGTCAATGGATCTAAATATTTGGTTGGACAATGTGCTGTAAAGCAGGATAGAAATATTCAGTGGAATGGTGCAGCGGACAAGCATGATGATACTTCCTTCGATATTCTTTTAAAAACTCATTTAAGCCTTTTAAACAAGAAGCCTATGAGTAGAGTAAAACTTGTTATGGGACTTCCTGTAAGTGCTAGTTTAGATAAAGAAAGAATAGAAAAGATGAAAGCTAAGGTGTTAAGACAACATAATTCAGCATTAAGATTATATGGTGACAAGGACTTTCAAAATAAAATAGTAAAGGTAGAAGATTTAATAATAAAAGCACAACCTCATGGTACATTATGTGATCTTATATTAGATAGCTCAGGTAATTTAACAAATAAAGACCTTGCAAGAAAAGTCAATGCAATATCAGATATAGGTGGCAAAACTCATAATTTATATCTAGTAGATGCATTAGAACCATTGTCTGATTTTTGTGATACAAAAAATAGTGGAATGTATATAGCTTATATGTGGATTAAGAATTACATAGAACAAGAGCTTCACTTGAATGTATCAGATGGACAAATTCAATATATAGTTGCAAGTGGACAAATAAAAGGATACGATTTAACACCTGTAATTCAAAAAGCATATAGAAGTCTTGCAAGAAAAATAATACTCGAAATAAGAACTGTTTGGGAAAATGCATTTCCGTTTATAGATAACATTATATTTACTGGTGGAGGGGCAACAGTATTAAAGCCTTATCTTCAAGAAGAATTTAAAAATGCCATGTATTTAACTAGAAATCAAAATGCATCAGGTTTATTTAAGCAAGGAATTAGAAAGTGGAAGAGGAAAGCAGTTTAG